The proteins below come from a single Yamadazyma tenuis chromosome 5, complete sequence genomic window:
- the CBP4 gene encoding assembly factor cbp4 (COG:U; EggNog:ENOG503P4QC), which produces MDVNPPRWKKVLRAGIYGNAVILLGVVLFKYTTPTEEQLISRFSPEIRADYEKNRSFRQQEQQELMKIVRETSQSSDPVWKTGKIKSPFEKDTRGLDPKLVDVKVFEKQEALAYQREQIDKSTEELAETEKLLAKKRWWRW; this is translated from the coding sequence ATGGACGTTAATCCTCCCAGATGGAAGAAGGTTTTGCGAGCAGGAATATACGGGAACGCCGTGATCTTGTTGGGCGTAGTGCTCTTTAAGTACACGACTCCCACCGAAGAACAGCTCATTTCGCGCTTCTCGCCTGAGATCAGAGCCGACTACGAAAAGAACCGTCTGTTCAGACAACAGGAACAACAAGAGCTCATGAAAATCGTGCGTGAAACCAGCCAGTCCAGTGACCCGGTGTGGAAGACGGGAAAGATCAAGTCACCGTTTGAAAAGGACACCCGTGGACTCGACCCTAAGTTGGTGGATGTGAAGGTGTTTGAGAAACAGGAGGCTTTGGCCTACCAGCGAGAACAGATTGATAAGTCCACCGAGGAGTTGGCGGAGACcgagaagttgttggcgAAGAAGcggtggtggcggtggtga
- a CDS encoding uncharacterized protein (EggNog:ENOG503PVK9) → MSDNYSHPPEDPPSYTESTHQQQSVTGPSSPPLSDNITIPQKAPQYEGNNEYPPEKQQPPPNGKYDPMADPKVYKVPPQLVNITQANPQHLNPSYPQYQEREQQRLAQGHAPNPARWKHGAPLEPGKTNPSHKTGGSSFPGRGGATYNNAANK, encoded by the coding sequence ATGAGTGACAACTACTCGCATCCTCCGGAAGATCCTCCATCGTATACCGAAAGCACTCACCAGCAACAGCTGGTTACAGGTCCAAGCTCTCCCCCCCTTAGCGacaacatcaccatccCACAAAAAGCCCCACAGTATGAAGGAAACAACGAATATCCGCCCGAAAAACAACAACCTCCTCCCAATGGCAAGTATGACCCGATGGCAGACCCAAAAGTATACAAGGTCCCCCCACAATTGGTAAATATCACACAGGCCAATCCCCAGCACTTGAATCCTTCATATCCACAATACCAGGAACGCGAACAGCAGAGATTGGCCCAAGGACATGCCCCCAATCCCGCCCGGTGGAAGCACGGGGCACCATTGGAACCGGGGAAAACGAACCCGCTGCACAAAACTGGTGGCAGTTCGTTTCCCGGCCGTGGTGGTGCCACTTACAACAATGCAGCCAACAAGTAG
- the BNA5 gene encoding Kynureninase (L-kynurenine hydrolase) (COG:E; EggNog:ENOG503NUB7), which translates to MSKQLCQTKDTQFPCHQDEFAVPTFESLGIQTAKFSPTTPSIYFCGNSLGLMPKDVKPAVIRELDAWSARGVESHFNHPDEPVAAPWVDVDLPLLPLLAPVVGALESEVAAMGTLTSNLNALLVSFYKPKGHKTKILFEKQAFPSDYYAFVNLVKLFGYDESHLIQIEVPQNHTYLKTSLILEAIDAHKHELALVCFPGIQYYTGQLFDIETITRYAKQRDIVVGWDLAHAVGNVPLKLHDWEVDFAAWCSYKYLNSGPGAIAGIFVHEKYTKDNSPDNFAPRLAGWWGNNGQERFKMLESFDPIKSALSYRQSNPSVIDVVSLHTSLKLLHAKGGVDTLRVKSVEMTNYLLEQLQQSEFYIDQDDHKPNYGFQVLTPLNEHERGCQLSLLFKPDGLMDKVFGYLHEHAIIVDERRPSVIRLAPVPLYNTFEQVYYVVKRLNEGLDKFKP; encoded by the coding sequence ATGTCTAAGCAGTTGTGCCAAACCAAAGATACACAGTTCCCGTGCCACCAGGACGAGTTTGCCGTGCCCACGTTCGAGTCCTTGGGAATCCAAACCGCCAAGTTCTCCCCCACCACTCCGTCCATCTATTTCTGTGGCAATTCGTTGGGGTTAATGCCCAAAGATGTCAAACCAGCAGTCATCAGAGAACTTGATGCCTGGAGTGCTAGGGGCGTCGAGTCGCATTTTAACCACCCAGACGAGCCTGTAGCTGCACCTTGGGTGGATGTGGACTTGCCGCTTCTTCCGTTGTTGGCACCGGTGGTGGGTGCACTTGAACTGGAAGTAGCGGCCATGGGGACGTTGACCAGCAACTTGAATGCGTTATTGGTGAGCTTTTATAAGCCCAAAGGCCACAAaaccaagatcttgttcGAGAAGCAGGCATTCCCTTCGGATTACTATGCGTTTGTAAACTTGGTCAAGCTTTTTGGATATGATGAATCACATTTGATTCAAATCGAGGTGCCACAAAACCACACGTACTTGAAAACCCTGCTCATTCTCGAGGCCATTGATGCCCACAAACACGAGCTCGCATTGGTGTGCTTTCCGGGAATCCAGTACTATACGGGCCAACTCTTCGACATTGAAACCATCACCCGGTACGCCAAACAAAGAGATATTGTGGTGGGCTGGGACTTGGCCCATGCGGTGGGAAACGTCCCGTTGAAGCTCCACGATTGGGAGGTTGACTTTGCTGCGTGGTGCTCCTACAAATACTTAAACTCAGGTCCTGGGGCCATTGCCGGTATCTTTGTGCACGAGAAGTACACAAAAGATAATTCTCCCGACAATTTTGCACCCAGACTCGCAGGCTGGTGGGGCAATAATGGACAAGAACGGTTCAAAATGTTGGAGAGCTTTGATCCCATCAAGTCGGCCTTGTCGTACCGCCAGTCCAATCCTTCGGTGATAGACGTGGTGTCTCTTCACACGTCGTTGAAGCTTCTCCATGCCAAAGGAGGAGTTGACACTTTAAGAGTGAAGAGCGTAGAAATGACAAACTATTTGCTTGAGCAATTGCAGCAGTCAGAGTTTTACATTGATCAGGAtgaccacaaacccaattACGGGTTTCAGGTCTTGACACCTCTCAATGAGCACGAAAGAGGGTGTCAGCTCTCGTTGCTCTTTAAGCCCGACGGATTAATGGACAAGGTGTTTGGTTATCTCCATGAGCATGCGATCATTGTGGACGAGAGAAGACCCAGTGTGATCCGGCTTGCACCAGTGCCATTATACAACACGTTTGAGCAGGTGTACTACGTTGTGAAGCGGTTAAACGAAGGATTGGACAAGTTTAAACCCTGA
- the HSL1 gene encoding Serine/threonine-protein kinase hsl1 (COG:D; EggNog:ENOG503NW2V) yields MTSIASHPQSSADFPQAPVDEESWNVDRVVQSVTNASKRLSQISTNTNNSNKKRKSQNRIGPWKLGRTLGRGSTGRVRLAKNINTGKLAAVKIVPKSNFKKLENPKYRNLAGRNLPYGIEREIIIMKLINHPNIMGLFDVWENKNDLYLILEYIEGGELFDYMIKRGKLQEYEAVNYFKQIIHGISYLHQFNICHRDLKPENLLLDFNKNIKIADFGMAALEVNEKLLETSCGSPHYASPEIVAGKNYHGAPSDIWSCGIILFALLTGHLPFDDENIRKLLLKVQNGKFIMPANLSAEAKDLISRMLRVDPDQRITIEGILKHPLLTKYPNNLPSSAGGIGYHNLNIKPLNSSNKVDKEILKNLSILFHNCDEEVIMSRLLSHEKNPEKVFYYLLMKYRNDHIDDNLDLSSGSIIKSSSRSPEKSLKKSTSSKKALNNITNTSNSFKASNSFNKKKSMKLNESITISRSSSKPVQKLTRKLTGNELSKMIHDDKENNISAMERHERRLAKKVHDINEARALKYEQEKQKESEQSTIPSHSFLSTDEDSDLSQKDSNLEHSDTEPSGKRLPPNAAVLSASPRRNVTEPPLPSQSLDPRIAGISSLLRAKSLAAPSSYASLRRTGVNENTTKVLKNLGIELNQPFLVKKTVKTSSSMRLSSFIDKENMNISLKEFNVLEKPVAKPAQDAVTKPSQDEVPNLTPKYSSLLSDDKEGTRKKSTPPTSALPNRPDAPKGIVLTTEAITSAQKMSPVRSTFQATSTNLSQVFNSKRPMIPNPRFSRFSFNGLLNSFNPESEIYNNVNVKSESGTVVRHKSKSQLKKSTTIDLKGLATSYNKDDEFISVSVSDNEEETNNTTLMRNAITDQGIIQENEPDASISRQNILDTTSLADTINVEENESNEFEISKHEQDFDDEDEQGSDTEVDSRAYDRDTSSSYQENNDNYRDSQQGQLDSEDRSFNQEDRSFNQERSFGQDEGSYNQEDNESSRHRPQQLELDDHQGTISTIMSQHALLMTKPIKPVSLVEANSPLSSPVTETAPVISGPKPVEIQPSKPGRVHTTVLRRLSLRPKREAPKPPMSKDEELEAPKENWFMKIIHSLGGSSSPNNKQNKITTINSELSSVELLEIIRTTLELKKFEGSLTHFNIDEEFGIIDGLVPSNFANGRKLKFKIEVIDMVNRSSLHLIKVKGSTKSFKNLIKIVSFIIREHEKKR; encoded by the coding sequence ATGACTTCTATTGCATCTCACCCCCAGCTGTCCGCCGACTTTCCACAGGCGCCTGTGGACGAAGAGTCCTGGAACGTCGACCGAGTGGTTCAGTCGGTCACTAATGCCAGTAAAAGGCTCTCTCaaatatccacaaacacaaacaactccaacaaaaaaCGCAAAAGTCAGAACCGTATCGGGCCTTGGAAGCTTGGCCGTACCCTAGGACGAGGCTCCACTGGAAGGGTCCGCTTGGCGAAGAACATCAATACCGGCAAGTTGGCTGCTGTTAAGATTGttcccaagtccaacttcaagaaacttgaaaacCCCAAGTACAGAAACTTGGCGGGTAGAAACTTACCATACGGAATTGAACGTGAAATCATTATAATGAAGCTCATCAACCATCCCAATATCATGGGACTATTTGATGTTTGGGAGAATAAGAACGATTTGTATCTCATTCTCGAGTATATTGAAGGAGGTGAGCTTTTTGATTACATGATTAAAAGAGGTAAATTGCAAGAATATGAGGCCGTCAACTACTTCAAGCAGATCATCCACGGTATCAGTTACTTGCATCAATTTAACATATGTCACAGAGACTTGAAGCCTGAGAATTTacttcttgatttcaacaaaaacatcaagatTGCTGATTTTGGTATGGCTGCCTTGGAAGTGAATGAAAAGTTACTTGAAACCTCATGTGGTTCTCCACATTATGCTTCACCTGAGATTGTCGCTGGTAAAAACTATCACGGGGCTCCTTCTGATATCTGGTCCTGTGGAATTATTTTATTTGCCTTGTTAACAGGGCATTTACCATTTGACGATGAAAACATCagaaagttgttgttgaaggtcCAAAACGGCAAGTTCATTATGCCTGCTAACTTATCCGCAGAAGCCAAGGACTTAATATCGAGAATGTTGAGAGTTGACCCTGACCAAAGAATTACCATCGAAGGAATTCTCAAACATCCATTATTAACTAAGTATCCTAACAACTTACCCTCTAGTGCTGGAGGTATTGGTTATCATAATCTCAACATCAAACCCCTCAATAGTTCCAATAAGGTAGATAAGGAGATCTTAAAGAACTTATCGATTTTATTCCACAACTGTGACGAAGAAGTTATAATGAGTAGGTTGTTATCTCACGAAAAAAATCCTGAAAAGGTGTTCTAttacttgttgatgaaatatAGAAATGACCACATTGATGATAACCTTGATTTGTCGAGTGGGTCGATCATAAAGTCTagttcaagatctccaGAAAagctgttgaagaaatcgacCTCTTCTAAAAAGGCTTTGAataacatcaccaacacttCAAATTCCTTCAAGGCATCCAATtcgttcaacaaaaagaaatcaatgaaattgaatgAGAGTATTACCATTTCACGGTCCAGCTCCAAACCAGTTCAAAAGTTAACTAGAAAATTAACTGGTAACGAATTGAGTAAGATGATTCATGATGATAAAGAGAATAACATATCGGCCATGGAAAGACATGAACGCAGATTGGCTAAGAAGGTCCATGACATCAATGAGGCCAGGGCATTGAAGtatgaacaagaaaagcAGAAAGAAAGTGAACAACTGACAATTCCCTCTCATAGCTTTTTGTCTACCGATGAGGACTCAGACCTTTCCCAGAAAGACAGTAATCTTGAGCACTCAGACACAGAGCCTTCAGGTAAACGGCTCCCTCCAAATGCCGCTGTTTTGTCTGCTTCCCCCAGAAGAAATGTCACCGAACCTCCTTTACCATCTCAATCTCTTGACCCCCGTATTGCTGGTATTAGTTCACTCTTGAGAGCAAAATCGTTGGCGGCACCTTCTTCATATGCCTCTTTGAGACGTACAGGAGTCAATGAAAACACAACtaaagtgttgaagaacttaGGGATCGAGCTCAACCAACCattcttggtcaagaagaCGGTGAAAACATCTAGTTCTATGAGATTATCGAGCTTCATTGATAAAGAGAACATGAACATTTCcttgaaggagttcaaCGTGTTGGAGAAACCGGTGGCTAAACCCGCTCAGGATGCGGTGACTAAACCCTCTCAGGATGAGGTGCCTAACCTAACCCCAAAGTACTCCTCGCTTTTGTCTGATGATAAGGAAGGTACTAGAAAGAAACTGACACCTCCCACTTCGGCTTTACCAAACAGACCCGATGCTCCTAAAGGCATAGTGTTGACGACAGAAGCAATTACTTCTGCTCAAAAGATGTCACCTGTGAGATCTACTTTCCAAGCAACTTCTACCAACTTGTCTCAGGtgttcaactccaaaagACCCATGATTCCTAATCCACGATTTTCGAGATTCTCCTTTAATGGGTTGCTTAACCTGTTTAACCCTGAACTGGAGATCTACAATAATGTGAATGTCAAGAGCGAAAGTGGCACTGTTGTGCGTCACAAGTCCAAGTCTCAACTCAAGAAGTCCACTACTATCGATTTGAAGGGATTAGCAACCAGCTACaacaaagatgatgagttCATTTCGGTTTCTGTAAGTGACAATGAAGAGGAAACGAACAACACAACGTTGATGAGGAATGCCATTACTGATCAAGGTATTATTCAGGAGAACGAGCCCGATGCTAGCATTCTGCGGCAAAACATCTTGGATACAACCTCTTTGGCTGATACCATTaatgttgaagagaacGAATCCAAcgaatttgaaatcagcAAACACGAACAGGATTTCgacgacgaagatgaacaGGGCTCTGATACTGAAGTGGACTCTCGGGCGTATGACCGTGATACTTCGTCGAGTTACCAGGAGAATAATGATAATTATAGAGATCTGCAACAAGGCCAGCTTGATTCGGAGGATAGAAGTTTCAATCAAGAAGATAGAAGCTTTAATCAAGAGAGAAGCTTTGGCCAAGATGAAGGAAGCTATAACCAAGAGGATAATGAAAGCAGTAGGCACCGGCCTCAAcagttggagttggatgACCATCAAGGTACGATATCCACCATCATGTCTCAGCACGCCCTTTTAATGACCAAACCAATCAAGCCAGTGTCCTTAGTTGAGGCAAACCTGCCGTTATCTTCGCCCGTCACTGAAACGGCACCGGTGATTTCAGGTCCTAAACCAGTGGAAATTCAGCCTTCCAAGCCTGGTCGGGTTCACACAACCGTATTGAGAAGACTTAGTTTAAGGCCCAAGCGTGAAGCTCCAAAGCCTCCTATGTCGAAAGACGAGGAACTAGAAGCTCCTAAGGAGAATTGGTTCATGAAAATCATCCATTCACTTGGAGGGTCATCGTCCCCAAATAACAAGCAGAATAAGATCACGACGATTAACTCGGAACTCTCTTCTgttgagcttcttgaaattATCCGAACTACTCTTGAGCTCAAGAAATTCGAAGGCTCGCTTACCCATTTCAACATTGACGAAGAGTTTGGTATTATAGATGGGTTGGTTCCCTCGAACTTTGCTAACGGCAGAAAGCTCAAGTTTAAGATTGAGGTCATCGATATGGTCAACCGATCAAGCTTACATTTAATTAAGGTGAAGGGATCTACGAAGagtttcaagaacttgatcaagatcGTTTCGTTCATCATCCGGGAGCACGAGAAGAAGCGTTAA
- a CDS encoding mitochondrial 54S ribosomal protein mL40 (EggNog:ENOG503P3UF; COG:J), with product MISNTLKITVRTKATTTVNPSTQRVVNQLSALSASRKQPKLIKLSHEDLIKHNTIQNAWKSFTRKQETKRYQQLQQQYESIHNAMDTLKAISPSLYQMANKSDENNWYPLNMRVPTDYPANMPWVYNHKNQGKA from the coding sequence ATGATATCCAACACGTTAAAGATCACCGTGAGAACCAAGGCCACCACGACAGTCAACCCTTCGACACAAAGAGTGGTTAACCAGCTTTCTGCGCTTTCGGCGTCCAGAAAACAAcccaaactcatcaaactcagtcacgaagacttgatcaagcaTAACACCATCCAGAACGCATGGAAGTCGTTCACGAGAAAACAGGAGACAAAGAGATACCAGCAGTTGCAGCAACAGTATGAGTCGATTCACAACGCCATGGACACGTTAAAGGCCATCAGTCCCAGCTTGTACCAAATGGCCAATAAGCTGGACGAGAACAACTGGTATCCATTAAATATGAGAGTCCCCACCGATTACCCGGCAAACATGCCTTGGGTGTACAACCACAAGAACCAGGGGAAAGCGTGA
- the EAF6 gene encoding chromatin modification- protein eaf6 (EggNog:ENOG503P6RE; BUSCO:EOG092658WS; COG:K): MADKDEYTTLKTQLTKEILKKQELSNKLTKLEDLIYDRENEYFNESAYGNIVKGFENFSKNTSNNNKKRIIYTEEDHIFSLASTQYIKSLMKRQGQSLKEDYDDYEDGVEPPDANGVAVHTPGSVGGTPGRKRKIRDE, encoded by the coding sequence ATGGCTGACAAGGACGAATATACCACACTAAAGACTCAGCTCACCAAGGAAATCCTCAAGAAGCAGGAGCTCTCTAACAAACTCACGAAGCTTGAGGACCTCATTTACGACCGTGAAAATGAGTATTTCAACGAGAGTGCCTATGGCAACATCGTCAAAGGGTTTGAGAACTTTAGCAAAAACACCAGTAATAACAACAAAAAGCGTATCATTTACACGGAGGAGGACCATATATTCAGTTTGGCATCGACCCAGTATATCAagagtttgatgaagaggCAAGGCCAAAGTTTGAAGGAGGATTATGATGATTATGAGGATGGGGTGGAACCTCCGGATGCTAATGGGGTGGCAGTACATACGCCTGGCAGTGTTGGTGGGACTCCGGGCCGCAAGAGGAAGATCAGAGACGAGTAG
- the ENO1 gene encoding phosphopyruvate hydratase (EggNog:ENOG503NXC1; COG:G), with amino-acid sequence MAATKVFARYVYDSRGNPTVEVDLTTSKGLFRAIVPSGASTGIHEALELRDGDKSKWLGKGVLKAVANVNDIIAPKFVEAKLDITNQEKVDEFLISLDGTPNKSKLGANAILGVSLAAAKAGAAEKDVPLYKHLADLAGSKQDKYVLPVPFQNVLNGGSHAGGSLAFQEFMIVPTDAPTFSEGLRIGTEVYHNLKSLAKKQYGPSAGNVGDEGGVAPAISTPKEALDLITDAIEQAGYKGQIGIALDVASSEFYKDGFYDLDFKNPDSDKSKWLSGEQLADLYEQLIKDYPIVSIEDPFAEDDWDAWTHFFKKVGGKVQIVGDDLTVTNPTRIKTAIDTKAADALLLKVNQIGTLTESIKAANDSYAAGWGVMVSHRSGETEDTTIADLAVGLRAGQIKTGAPARSERLAKLNQILRIEEELGDKAVYAGKNFHVSSTL; translated from the coding sequence ATGGCTGCCACTAAAGTTTTCGCCAGATACGTCTACGACTCCAGAGGAAACCCAACCGTCGAAGTCGATTTGACCACCTCCAAGGGATTATTCAGAGCCATTGTGCCATCTGGTGCTTCCACCGGTATTCACGAAGCCTTGGAATTGAGAGATGGTGACAAGTCCAAATGGTTAGGAAAAGGTGTTTTGAAGGCCGTGGCCAATGTCAACGACATCATTGCCCCAAAGTTTGTCGAAGCTAAACtcgacatcaccaaccaagAAAAGGTGGACGAATTTTTGATCTCCTTGGACGGTACCCCAAACAAGAGCAAGTTGGGGGCCAACGCTATCTTGGGAGTTTCTTTGGCTGCCGCTAAGGCCGGTGCTGCCGAAAAGGACGTTCCATTGTACAAGCACTTGGCCGACCTCGCTGGTTCCAAACAAGACAAGTACGTTTTGCCAGTTCCTTTCCAAAACGTCTTGAACGGAGGTTCTCACGCTGGTGGTTCTTTGGCTTTCCAAGAGTTCATGATTGTACCAACCGACGCCCCAACCTTCTCCGAAGGTTTGAGAATCGGTACCGAAGTGTAccacaacttgaagtcgtTGGCCAAGAAGCAATACGGACCTTCTGCCGGTAacgttggtgatgaaggtgGTGTTGCCCCTGCTATTTCCACTCCAAAGGAAGccttggacttgatcacTGATGCCATTGAACAAGCTGGTTACAAGGGCCAAATCGGTATTGCCTTGGACGTGGCTTCATCCGAATTCTACAAGGATGGATTCTACGActtggacttcaagaaccCTGATTctgacaagtccaagtgGTTGAGTGGTGAACAATTAGCTGACTTATACGAACAATTGATCAAGGACTACCCAATTGTGTCCATTGAAGATCCATTTGCCGAAGATGACTGGGATGCCTGGACtcactttttcaagaaggttgGTGGAAAGGTGCAAATTGTGGGTGATGACTTGACTGTCACCAACCCTACCAGAATCAAGACTGCCATTGATACCAAGGCTGCCGATgccttgttgttgaaggttAACCAAATTGGTACTTTGACCGAGTCCATTAAGGCTGCCAACGACTCTTATGCTGCTGGTTGGGGTGTCATGGTTTCTCACAGAAGTGGTGAAACCGAAGACACCACCATTGCCGATTTGGCTGTTGGTTTGAGAGCTGGACAAATCAAGACCGGTGCTCCAGCCAGATCCGAAagattggccaagttgaaccaaatcttgagaatcgaagaagagttgggAGACAAGGCTGTTTACGCTGGTAAGAACTTCCACGTTTCCTCTACTTTGTAA
- the YPK2 gene encoding Serine/threonine-protein kinase (EggNog:ENOG503NU9W; COG:T) codes for MNTVSDGVRSNLLKKIGTIADDDPYLPATTNSSCLPAVVNIPKGHDDEQLVRSLMYLTVEFENSVLVVEPVDGTIAQSVWNKVISFDVTKTLRSTNSSSNFLTLNLFVRLPGLFSASDDQRPSIEELLVGSIKVPLNLKYHSDAIRLLNHEFLSFSRPEDPAPSGRLNVSIDFKPITKKHLSIEEFDLLKVIGKGSFGKVMQVLKKDTNQIYALKTIRKQHIISRMEVTHTLAERTVLANITNPFVVPLKFSFQSPEKLYLVLAFINGGELFHHLQKEGKFSMDRSRFYIAELLSALESLHELNVIYRDLKPENILLDYQGHIALCDFGLCKLNMNNDDKTNTFCGTPEYLAPELLLNQGYTRSVDWWTLGTLLYEMLTGLPPFYDEDHTTMYRKILQNPLTFPDFLAKEPSVVDLVTKLLQKDPSKRLSDPKEIKAHAFFKDIDWDKLNSKGYSPPFKPNVASLLDTSNFDQDFTSERPQDSVVDSFLSESVQKQFGGWTYNGETVM; via the coding sequence ATGAACACGGTGCTGGATGGTGTGCGCTCCAATCTCCTAAAGAAAATTGGTACCATCGCTGACGATGACCCCTATCTTcctgccaccaccaactcctcCTGTTTACCTGCCGTCGTCAACATCCCTAAAGGCCACGATGATGAGCAGCTCGTGCGGTCGCTCATGTATTTGACAGtggaatttgaaaacaGTGTGCTTGTGGTGGAGCCTGTCGATGGTACCATCGCGCAGTCGGTGTGGAACAAGGTGATTTCGTTTGACGTGACAAAGACCCTtagatccacaaacagctCTTCTAACTTTCTCACgttgaacttgtttgtGCGGTTGCCGGGGTTGTTCAGTGCCAGCGACGACCAACGGCCATCaattgaagagcttttggTGGGGTCCATCAAAGTACCGCTCAACCTCAAGTATCATTCGGACGCAATCCGGCTCCTCAACCACGAGTTCCTCAGCTTCTCACGGCCCGAGGACCCGGCCCCCAGCGGTAGGCTCAACGTCTCCATCGACTTCAAgcccatcaccaaaaaacaCCTTTCGATCGAGGAGTTTGACTTGCTCAAGGTAATTGGAAAGGGGTCGTTTGGAAAGGTGATGCAGGTGCTCAAGAAGGACACCAACCAAATCTATGCGCTTAAGACCATCCGCAAACAGCATATCATTTCCCGGATGGAGGTTACTCACACCCTCGCCGAGAGAACGGTTCTtgccaacatcaccaacccGTTTGTGGTGCCGCTAAAGTTCTCGTTCCAGCTGCCGGAGAAGTTGTACCTTGTGTTGGCGTTCATCAATGGAGGTGAGTTGTTCCACCATTTGCAGAAGGAAGGTAAGTTTTCCATGGATCGCTCCCGGTTCTACATCGCCGAGTTGCTTTCTGCCCTTGAGAGTTTGCACGAGTTGAATGTGATTTATCGGGACTTGAAGCCAGAGAACATCTTATTAGATTACCAGGGCCATATCGCCTTGTGTGACTTTGGCCTTTGTAAGCTTAACATGAACAACGATGACAAAACCAACACTTTTTGTGGTACTCCCGAGTACTTGGCACCCGAGCTTCTTTTGAACCAGGGGTACACTCGGTCCGTTGACTGGTGGACTCTCGGAACCCTTCTTTACGAGATGCTCACGGGTTTACCTCCATTTTACGACGAAGACCATACTACGATGTATAGAaagattcttcaaaaccCGTTGACGTTCCCAGACTTTCTTGCCAAAGAGccactggtggtggacttggtgaCGAAGTTGTTGCAGAAAGACCCATCAAAACGGCTTTCCGATCCAAAGGAGATTAAGGCCCATGCTTTCTTTAAGGACATTGATTGggacaagttgaacagTAAGGGATATCTGCCGCCATTTAAGCCAAATGTGGCCAGTTTACTAGACACGTCGAACTTCGACCAGGACTTTACCAGTGAGCGGCCGCAGGACTCGGTGGTGGATAGTTTTTTGAGTGAGTCGGTGCAGAAACAGTTTGGTGGTTGGACATATAATGGTGAGACCGTCATGTGA
- the APS3 gene encoding Sigma-adaptin 3A (COG:U; EggNog:ENOG503P0ZV; BUSCO:EOG09265FGA) produces the protein MIHSVLIFNNDGLPRLMKFYTPVDIPTQRLLLQQVFQLIKVRSDQECSFLTSPSLLEDADDIKVIYRHYATLYFVFIVDDQESELGILDLIQVFVECLDKCFSNVCELDLVFGWQVLQTVLEEIVQGGMVIDTNIGRIVAAVDDANSQKSGGGMRFLGERSFGYWRGQ, from the exons ATGATTCACTCGGTGCTAATAT TCAACAACGACGGGCTTCCGCGGCTCATGAAGTTCTACACGCCGGTTGATATCCCCACGCAACGGCTTCTTCTCCAGCAGGTGTTTCAGCTTATCAAGGTGCGCAGTGACCAGGAGTGCTCCTTCTTGACTCTGCCGTCACTCCTTGAAGACGCCGACGACATCAAGGTGATCTATCGTCACTACGCCACCCTTTACTTTGTGTTTATTGTGGACGACCAGGAGTCGGAGCTCGGaatcttggatttgatccaggtgtttgtggagtgTCTTGACAAGTGTTTTTCTAATGTTTGTgaattggacttggtgtttGGATGGCAGGTGTTGCAGACGGTGTTGGAGGAGATTGTGCAGGGGGGGATGGTAATCGACACCAACATAGGGAGAATAGTGGCGGCGGTGGACGATGCCAACAGTCAGAAGAGTGGAGGAGGTATGAGGTTTTTGGGGGAACGGTCGTTTGGCTACTGGCGGGGCCAGTAG